In Vibrio quintilis, the DNA window CATGGGTGCCAAACCGCTCTGCCCGCGCCTTATTTGAGCGGGGTGTCGACATCATTATTAACGCTTCGGCCAGCCACTTTGCCATTGGCAAGTTTGAGGCACGCAAGCAGCTTGTGATTGACGGCAGCCGGACATTTGGTGCGGCTTACATTTACTCGAACCTGAATGGTTGTGAAGCCGGGCGGGCAGTTTACGATGGTGGCTGCCTGATCGCTTCCGGCGGCGATATTGTCGCACAGGGAGAACGGCTGCACTTTACTGACTCTGCCGTGATCTTCGCTGCCATTGATGCCCATGATAACCGGTTAGTCCACCAGATGAATTCGCAAACCGCAGAATACAGCCATATACAAACAGATACGATCCATCTGCAACCAGCTCATTTATCACAGCAAACAGATAAAACAGCCCCGGCTCAAATTCACCACTGGGAAAATTCGGAGCACCTGCAACATGAAGAGGCGGTTCGGGCCGTGGCGCTTGGTTTGCGGGACTGGTCAAAAAAGACTTGTACCAATGGTTTTGCACTCAGCCTCAGCGGCGGTGCAGACAGCGCGCTGGTCGCCGCTGCAACGCATCTTTCAGTTTACTTGGAGCTGGCCGAATATAAGCAGAAAAGCTTAAAACTTTCCCGACACTTAACACAGTTTCTCCCCGCGTCATCCGAAGAAAAGGAAACGTCACCGGGTGACATCCCGGCCCTGACAAAACAGATCATGCAGCGCTACATGCTGACGCTGTATCAGGGTACCCGAAACAGCAGTGAGACAACGCTGAATGCCGCTCAGTCGGTCGCTACCGGCACCGGTGCTGCGTTTGATGACTGGGATATCGACCCGCTGATCGCAAATTACCGGGCTTTGTCTGAAAAAACCATCGGCCGCCCTTTAACCTGGGAACAGGATGATATTCCGCTTCAGAATATTCAGGCGCGGGTACGCGCGCCGGGTATCTGGATGCTGGCAAATATTGAGAATAAGCTATTGCTGACGACATCGAACATGTCTGAAGGTGCAGTCGGTTATGTCACTATGGACGGCGATTCATCGGGTGTGCTGGCCCCCATCTCAGGGATTACCAAAGGCCGTATTCTGAACATACTTCGCTGGCTGAACAGCGATGGCATTCTGGTGAATGACACTCACTACCGGTTAACCTGTTTGCAACCGGTCGTTGATCAGCGCCCGACGGCAGAACTGCGGCCTGAACAGCAAAATGATGAAGATGACCTGATGCCTTTTGAGATTCTTGACCGGATTGTCGAATTGTTTATGGTGAAACGCAAATGCCAGCAAACGATTTTAGCGATCTTAACCGGAGAATTCCCTCAATACAGCCATCCCCAGATGAATCAATATGTGGACTTATTTTTCCGTCTGTTCAAACGCAATCAGTGGAAAAGAGAACGTCAGGCCCCCGGATTCCACATTGAAGTCAATTCCCTGGACCCGAAAACATACGGGCGGTTTTCTTTATTCACCGGGTAACGTTGAGTTCACCGTAAAGCTTACCGAGCTTACCGGGACAGACGCCAAAGACCGGGCCTAATTTAACCGCCTGTCCTTGCAAAGATGTCTGCGGCCACAAACGGTAACTGTCTCTTTTCGCCTGTCCCTTTTCTGGTTCAAACGACCCGCCAGCCGTTATTTTTAAGACACTTGTCATTCTTTTCCGTCCCGCCCGTTTAAAAACTGCGGTAAGTCATCAGTTATTTCATACCAGTCGGCAGAATATTGTGTAAATATGTGCGCATCAGGTCTTTGAGGGATTGGCGTGTCCAGTGTCCCTAAAGAAAACTCAACAAACCTGCCACTGTCATTGGAAGGAACAAAGACCAGACTTGAACCGCAGACACTGCAAAACAGCCGCTTTGTACCGTTGGTTCCTTCATAGACACGAATGAGTTCTTCACCACATAGCCATTGAAAATTTTCTTTTTTGGCCTCACCAAACGTTGCAAAAGCAGCCCCATGAAATTTTCTGCACATAGAACAATGGCAATGCGCCATTCTGTCTTCGATTTTGGATACAGCGTATTGAATGCCCCCGCAAAGGCAAGCACCTTGATATTGATTTTTTTCTTCAGTTTCACACATCCGTTTTCACCCCGACTGTCCCTGTTAATTTCTATCGATTAAATATCATATTCACGCTCCACTTTCGCAATCCGTGTTTTAAAAGCAGAGTTCCACTTCTCATGCCCCGGTTTTTGCGCTTCTTGATGTTCAAGGCTGGCTTTCCAGCGCCGGACAGATTCAAGATTATTCCAGTACGAGACGGTAATGCCCACACCATCTCTTGCTGTTTCACTGGCCTGTCTGTATCCGGGGCATCATATCAAACGAAGACTGCGGGAATGATGGGCTTCAGTTATCAGTTACCGCTCACACACTTGTGATAGAAGATTTTATCCACACCTTTGACCAGATAATCTTTGTAACGCCCGATTTCATGGAAACCGCATAATTCATAAAATCCGGGGGCCTGAAATGTATAGGTATCAACGGCGATATTCGGAATACCTCTTTGCCGGGCTTCATTTTCGACCCGTTGAATGAGCTGACTGCCAATCCCCTGATTTCTCAGTGCATCCGAAAGCCACAAAAATCTGATTTGAATGGATGTGATATAAATAAACCCGGTCAGACCGCCAATCACTTTTCCTGATTCATCTTTGACAAATAAGCCGAAAGACTGGTCTTCAATTTCAGGGACATATGTCTGGTTAAACTCCCCTAAACCGTGATAAATGCTTTCAATCTCTTCTGATTGAGGTGATAGCGTAAAGTCGATTTTCAATTTGGACTCCGTGTTTTTTACTGCCGGGAAAAGCGTCAATTTTATCTCTGGGAATACTGCGAAGTAAGCAGAAAAATAAAAAATAAAGGACAGACGCGATTATCTTAATCTGAAATTTGAATACAGGCCTTCATGATGAAATAACCACACCTCTTTCGTCACAGGATTAAAAATCAACAAATCACCATTAAAAAGGCATTCACCTGAATATGACAAATGCTGTGAAGCAAAACAGACCATATCATCTGAAGCAACTTTATACGGAAAATGTTTATATGATGATTCCGCCAGTATGTATAAGTCTCCGGAAAAGTCACTACCTGAAGGAAGGTTTTCCAGTATATGAATATCTGCCAAGCTTTCCCAATCATGAAGTGGGATCCATTCGCATGAAATATTGTTTTCAAATGTAAAATTTATAACACTTTCTACAGAGTCACACTTTATCCCAAATAACAAAATACAGGCTTGATGGAATTGATGCCACGTTGTCGCAAATGCAGAAATCACTCACCATATCCCCTCATCTTTCCCAGGATAAAAATACATCGATCTGCTGCTGAATCTGACCGATATCTTTCGACTGAAATGACTGAAGGGGATGATCAAAATCATAACTCACTTGTTTTTCTAACCGGTAAACAACCGACTGACTTGCTATTCGTTTCGTG includes these proteins:
- a CDS encoding antibiotic biosynthesis monooxygenase family protein, whose amino-acid sequence is MGITVSYWNNLESVRRWKASLEHQEAQKPGHEKWNSAFKTRIAKVEREYDI
- the nadE gene encoding NAD(+) synthase produces the protein MIVSSASINQTPRDWEGNISRIQSVIDHCAAAGATLIVTPELSISGYGCEDYFYQEKLTDTALQALSCLRIPEGVLVTVGLPVLFCNRLYNAVALLQNNDDGRIIQGMAFKKQLAMNGIHYEARWFSKWESGSVVETDQITGYPIAIGDPVFDYCGYRIGFETCEESWVPNRSARALFERGVDIIINASASHFAIGKFEARKQLVIDGSRTFGAAYIYSNLNGCEAGRAVYDGGCLIASGGDIVAQGERLHFTDSAVIFAAIDAHDNRLVHQMNSQTAEYSHIQTDTIHLQPAHLSQQTDKTAPAQIHHWENSEHLQHEEAVRAVALGLRDWSKKTCTNGFALSLSGGADSALVAAATHLSVYLELAEYKQKSLKLSRHLTQFLPASSEEKETSPGDIPALTKQIMQRYMLTLYQGTRNSSETTLNAAQSVATGTGAAFDDWDIDPLIANYRALSEKTIGRPLTWEQDDIPLQNIQARVRAPGIWMLANIENKLLLTTSNMSEGAVGYVTMDGDSSGVLAPISGITKGRILNILRWLNSDGILVNDTHYRLTCLQPVVDQRPTAELRPEQQNDEDDLMPFEILDRIVELFMVKRKCQQTILAILTGEFPQYSHPQMNQYVDLFFRLFKRNQWKRERQAPGFHIEVNSLDPKTYGRFSLFTG
- a CDS encoding GFA family protein yields the protein MCETEEKNQYQGACLCGGIQYAVSKIEDRMAHCHCSMCRKFHGAAFATFGEAKKENFQWLCGEELIRVYEGTNGTKRLFCSVCGSSLVFVPSNDSGRFVEFSLGTLDTPIPQRPDAHIFTQYSADWYEITDDLPQFLNGRDGKE
- a CDS encoding GNAT family N-acetyltransferase, giving the protein MKIDFTLSPQSEEIESIYHGLGEFNQTYVPEIEDQSFGLFVKDESGKVIGGLTGFIYITSIQIRFLWLSDALRNQGIGSQLIQRVENEARQRGIPNIAVDTYTFQAPGFYELCGFHEIGRYKDYLVKGVDKIFYHKCVSGN